One genomic segment of Desulfocapsa sulfexigens DSM 10523 includes these proteins:
- the rplJ gene encoding 50S ribosomal protein L10, which produces MNRDDKTAIVSALNDSFSRAKFTVVTDYCGLTVSELQELRIQLRGCDSEIRIAKNTLLKRAAADTACDVLSEDFTGTTAIVMGYDDPVAPAKAIVKFVKDHSKMQIRAAALDGEKISADDMVALSKLPSKEAMLGQFLSVLNGVPTGLVQVLSAVPRTFLYGLQAIKEQKEQA; this is translated from the coding sequence TTGAACCGTGACGATAAAACAGCAATAGTCTCCGCGTTGAATGATTCATTCAGCCGTGCCAAGTTTACTGTGGTTACCGATTATTGTGGTTTAACGGTTTCTGAGTTACAGGAGCTTCGCATTCAATTGCGTGGCTGCGATTCAGAGATTCGAATTGCAAAGAATACTCTTCTGAAAAGGGCAGCAGCGGATACAGCCTGTGACGTTCTCAGCGAGGATTTCACAGGAACCACAGCCATAGTTATGGGCTATGATGATCCGGTTGCACCAGCAAAGGCAATAGTTAAATTTGTAAAAGATCATAGTAAAATGCAAATTCGTGCCGCTGCTCTTGATGGAGAGAAAATTTCTGCAGATGATATGGTCGCTCTGTCCAAACTTCCTTCCAAGGAAGCAATGCTTGGACAGTTTCTTTCAGTTCTTAATGGCGTTCCAACTGGACTTGTTCAGGTACTTTCAGCAGTTCCACGAACATTTCTGTACGGTCTGCAGGCAATTAAAGAACAGAAAGAACAGGCATAA
- the rplL gene encoding 50S ribosomal protein L7/L12: MAVTKEDVIDFLSNMSVLELSVLIKDLEEKFGVSAAAPAAVAAAGPAAEAGEAAAEQTEFDVILASVGDAKIKVIKEVRAITSLGLKEAKELVEGAPAPVKEGVTKEEAADIKAQLEGVGATIEVK; encoded by the coding sequence ATGGCTGTAACAAAAGAAGATGTAATTGATTTTTTATCTAATATGTCCGTTCTTGAGCTTTCCGTGCTCATAAAGGATCTCGAAGAAAAATTTGGCGTTTCTGCAGCCGCTCCTGCTGCAGTAGCTGCCGCTGGCCCTGCCGCAGAAGCCGGTGAAGCTGCTGCAGAACAGACTGAATTTGATGTAATCCTTGCCTCCGTTGGTGATGCAAAAATTAAGGTCATCAAAGAAGTGCGTGCTATTACCTCTCTTGGTCTGAAAGAAGCCAAGGAGCTTGTTGAAGGTGCTCCTGCTCCTGTAAAAGAAGGTGTTACCAAAGAAGAGGCAGCAGACATTAAAGCACAACTTGAAGGAGTTGGTGCTACCATAGAAGTTAAGTAA
- the rpoB gene encoding DNA-directed RNA polymerase subunit beta, with amino-acid sequence MERVRKNFAKSPSIMEPPHLISMQRISYEKFLQIDVEPNEREDSGLQAIFKNVFPINDFNGHCSLEFVNYSFGEPKYTINECQQRGMTYDIPVKITVRLITFDVDEETEVQTIRDIKEQQVFLGALPLMTGDGVFVINGTERAIVSQLQRSPGLFFTHDNGKKHSSGKLLYSARIIPVRGSWIDLEYDIKDILHVRIDRRRKFPVTTLLKALDYENEVGEEPQYSSEKLLRKFYPTLKVKREKDSYYIEFNPETVQGQRLEFDLVDPQTGDILGKEGKKLGKALCKRLVKANVEFLRISEENLIGKFLVTDFVKPETGELLAACNSEITESTLELFAEAGIDEFEILYIDGITYSYAFRKTLALDKVENSDEAILEIYRRLRPSSPPTIEVAQTFFNNLFFNKDLYDLSEVGRYKINARLGLDTDIDHRALTKEDIIESVLFLVRLKDSQGDVDDIDHLGNRRVRTVGELVENQYRMGLIRMERAIKERMTLQEIETMMPHDLVNPKPISAAIKEFFGTSQLSQFMDQTNPLSEVTHKRRLSALGPGGLSRERAGFEVRDVHPTHYGRICPVETPEGPNIGLIVSLATYARVNPYGFIETPYRKVENCIVLDDIKYLSALQEQKQLIAPAAIQLDKNNKIIEERLIVREEGEVITVNADFVTYMDIAPNQLVSVAASLIPFLENDDANRALMGSNMQRQAVPLMVTAAPLVGTGMERYVARDSGACLLAGAEGVVEEIDSNRIVIRYDKHGIDGFDTGVGVYRLSKYKKSNQNTCFTQNPLVLPGRRVKKGTVLADGPSCEQGELALGKNVTIAFMPWRGFNFEDSILVNERLLKEDTFTSVHIEVFETMARDTKLGKEEITRDIPNVSEETLRNLDDSGIVRIGADVRAGDTLVGKVTPKGESMLSPEEKLLRAIFGEKAQDVKDSSLRVPPGVEGVVIDAKVFSRKGVDKDERSLMIEDLEIERLNKDKLDELASLKKGVCRELGEIMDGRTVKQDVCAKDGTVIIKLGKKMEAALATQIGFAQLAKIDFSEKSKFEAEIEAAYERYNKQKSLIAERYDGIIGRMKKGDDLPPGVVKMVKVYVATKRKLSVGDKMAGRHGNKGVVSRLLPEEDMPFFADGTTVDIVLNPLGVPSRMNVGQVLEVHLGFAAKRIGKQLSDLAQAEELDAIKTKMKAVYSKEEYKAITDGMTDAELFDWCRKHYRGIHVATPVFDGAPEEQIRKLLVEAGVDEVGQSQLYDGLTGDPFDNLVTVGVMYMLKLHHLVDNKIHARSTGPYSLVTQQPLGGKAQFGGQRLGEMEVWAMEAYGAAYTLKEFLTAKSDDVEGRTTMYERIVKGNNFLTTGLPESFHVLVKELQGLCLDMELLE; translated from the coding sequence ATGGAAAGAGTAAGAAAAAACTTTGCCAAATCTCCATCAATCATGGAACCTCCGCATCTCATCTCCATGCAGCGGATTTCATATGAAAAATTTTTACAGATTGATGTGGAGCCAAACGAACGAGAGGATTCTGGTTTGCAGGCTATTTTTAAAAATGTCTTTCCTATCAATGATTTTAACGGACATTGTTCTCTTGAATTTGTGAATTATTCGTTTGGTGAACCAAAGTATACAATTAACGAATGTCAGCAACGAGGTATGACTTATGATATCCCTGTGAAAATCACAGTACGCTTGATTACTTTTGACGTTGATGAAGAAACGGAAGTGCAGACCATTCGGGATATCAAAGAGCAGCAGGTTTTTCTTGGTGCCCTGCCACTTATGACAGGTGATGGTGTTTTTGTGATCAACGGTACTGAACGTGCCATAGTGTCACAGTTACAGAGATCACCAGGACTCTTTTTTACCCATGACAATGGAAAAAAACACTCCAGTGGTAAGTTACTGTATTCTGCTCGCATTATTCCAGTACGTGGTTCCTGGATTGATCTGGAATATGACATCAAAGATATTCTCCATGTGCGTATTGACCGGCGTCGTAAATTTCCTGTAACAACTCTTTTAAAGGCGTTGGATTATGAGAATGAAGTTGGAGAGGAACCACAGTACAGTTCCGAAAAGCTACTTCGTAAGTTTTATCCGACCTTAAAGGTAAAAAGGGAAAAAGACTCATACTATATCGAATTCAACCCTGAAACCGTCCAGGGGCAAAGGCTCGAGTTTGACCTTGTAGATCCCCAAACTGGCGACATTTTAGGAAAAGAAGGCAAAAAACTCGGTAAAGCATTATGCAAACGCCTGGTTAAAGCCAATGTCGAATTTTTACGAATTTCTGAAGAAAATCTCATCGGAAAATTTCTCGTTACCGACTTTGTGAAACCTGAAACCGGTGAACTTCTTGCTGCCTGTAATTCGGAAATTACTGAATCTACGCTTGAACTATTTGCTGAAGCAGGAATCGATGAGTTTGAAATTCTTTATATAGACGGAATTACCTATTCATATGCTTTCAGGAAGACTCTTGCACTCGACAAAGTTGAAAATAGTGACGAAGCTATACTCGAGATATACAGAAGACTTCGTCCTTCAAGTCCTCCAACAATTGAAGTTGCTCAGACTTTTTTCAACAATCTTTTTTTCAACAAAGATCTTTATGATCTATCTGAAGTCGGACGGTATAAAATAAATGCCCGCCTTGGTCTTGATACGGATATTGATCATCGAGCACTTACCAAGGAAGACATCATTGAATCTGTTCTCTTCCTTGTCCGACTGAAAGACAGTCAGGGCGATGTTGATGACATTGATCATCTTGGAAATCGTAGGGTCCGAACGGTTGGTGAACTTGTAGAGAACCAATATCGAATGGGCCTTATCCGAATGGAACGTGCCATCAAGGAACGTATGACTCTACAGGAAATAGAGACCATGATGCCCCATGATCTCGTCAATCCTAAGCCTATTTCTGCAGCAATTAAGGAATTTTTTGGTACATCACAGTTGTCACAGTTTATGGACCAGACGAACCCCTTATCCGAGGTGACCCATAAGCGACGTTTATCTGCATTAGGACCCGGAGGTCTGTCACGTGAACGTGCAGGATTTGAAGTGCGTGACGTTCATCCAACCCATTATGGTCGTATTTGCCCTGTTGAAACACCGGAGGGACCAAACATCGGTCTGATTGTTTCACTTGCTACCTACGCTCGGGTGAATCCATATGGATTTATTGAGACTCCATACAGAAAAGTTGAAAACTGTATAGTACTTGATGATATTAAATATTTAAGTGCGTTGCAGGAACAGAAACAGCTAATCGCTCCTGCAGCGATACAACTCGATAAAAACAATAAAATTATCGAGGAACGGTTGATTGTTCGTGAAGAAGGTGAAGTTATTACAGTCAACGCTGACTTTGTTACCTATATGGATATTGCACCCAATCAGTTAGTCAGTGTTGCCGCATCACTCATTCCATTTCTTGAGAATGATGATGCTAACCGTGCACTTATGGGGTCGAACATGCAACGCCAGGCAGTACCGCTTATGGTAACTGCTGCACCTCTTGTTGGAACTGGCATGGAACGTTATGTTGCCAGAGATTCCGGGGCTTGTCTGCTTGCGGGTGCTGAGGGTGTGGTTGAAGAAATTGACTCTAATCGAATTGTTATCCGTTACGATAAGCATGGAATTGACGGTTTTGATACCGGAGTAGGTGTCTATCGTCTTTCTAAATACAAAAAATCGAATCAAAATACTTGTTTTACTCAGAATCCGTTGGTGCTTCCAGGGCGTCGAGTTAAAAAAGGAACAGTTCTCGCCGATGGACCATCATGTGAACAGGGTGAGCTTGCACTTGGAAAAAATGTAACCATTGCCTTTATGCCATGGCGTGGATTTAATTTTGAGGATTCCATACTTGTCAATGAACGGCTCCTGAAAGAAGACACCTTTACTTCTGTGCACATCGAAGTTTTCGAGACAATGGCACGGGATACCAAGTTGGGTAAAGAAGAGATCACCCGTGATATTCCCAACGTTAGTGAGGAAACACTTCGTAATCTTGACGATTCCGGCATTGTCCGCATTGGTGCTGATGTCAGGGCAGGAGATACTCTGGTTGGAAAGGTTACCCCGAAGGGTGAATCGATGCTCTCTCCTGAGGAAAAGCTTTTGCGGGCCATATTTGGTGAAAAGGCTCAGGATGTGAAAGATTCATCTCTCCGTGTACCACCTGGAGTTGAGGGCGTCGTAATTGATGCAAAAGTATTTTCGAGAAAAGGCGTTGATAAAGATGAGCGATCCCTTATGATCGAAGATCTAGAGATAGAACGCCTCAATAAAGATAAACTTGATGAACTTGCCAGTTTGAAAAAAGGTGTATGCCGTGAGCTTGGCGAAATCATGGATGGACGAACCGTTAAACAGGATGTCTGTGCTAAAGATGGTACCGTAATAATTAAACTTGGAAAGAAAATGGAAGCTGCACTGGCGACGCAGATCGGGTTTGCCCAGCTTGCAAAAATTGATTTTTCTGAAAAGTCAAAATTTGAGGCTGAAATTGAGGCGGCTTACGAGCGATATAATAAACAAAAATCATTAATCGCTGAACGCTATGACGGTATCATTGGACGTATGAAAAAGGGAGATGATCTGCCTCCTGGTGTTGTCAAGATGGTTAAGGTCTATGTCGCCACCAAACGGAAGCTTTCAGTTGGTGATAAAATGGCCGGACGTCATGGAAATAAAGGTGTCGTATCAAGACTTCTTCCAGAAGAAGATATGCCTTTCTTTGCAGATGGAACCACCGTTGATATCGTTTTGAATCCACTGGGTGTGCCGTCTCGTATGAATGTTGGGCAGGTACTGGAAGTTCATTTAGGTTTTGCTGCTAAAAGGATCGGTAAACAGCTTTCCGATCTCGCTCAAGCTGAAGAACTCGACGCTATCAAAACCAAGATGAAGGCCGTTTATTCTAAAGAAGAATATAAGGCAATCACTGATGGTATGACCGATGCTGAGCTCTTTGACTGGTGTCGTAAACATTATCGTGGTATCCACGTTGCTACTCCGGTCTTTGATGGTGCTCCTGAAGAACAGATTCGAAAACTGCTTGTTGAAGCAGGTGTGGATGAAGTTGGACAGAGTCAACTGTACGATGGGCTTACCGGTGATCCATTTGACAATCTGGTGACAGTTGGTGTCATGTATATGCTGAAACTGCATCATCTTGTTGACAATAAAATTCATGCTCGTTCCACCGGACCTTACTCTCTTGTTACCCAGCAACCTTTGGGTGGTAAGGCACAGTTTGGTGGGCAGCGACTTGGTGAGATGGAGGTATGGGCAATGGAGGCATACGGTGCCGCCTATACCTTGAAAGAATTTTTAACGGCCAAGTCTGATGATGTTGAAGGACGTACAACCATGTACGAACGTATTGTCAAGGGTAACAATTTCCTTACAACAGGCCTTCCTGAATCTTTCCATGTGCTTGTGAAAGAACTTCAGGGACTCTGTTTAGATATGGAACTTCTTGAATAA
- the rpoC gene encoding DNA-directed RNA polymerase subunit beta' — MEELFNFFQKPKGPVSFNKVQISIASPEKIMDWSHGEVKKPETINYRTFKPERDGLFCAKIFGPVKDFECNCGKYKRMKHRGVVCEKCGVEVIQSKVRRERLGHIKLAAPVAHIWFLKSLPSKIGAVLDLTLKQLEKVLYFEQYAVIHSDTDAVPTGTLLTEEQYRQMREEHPGQFEVGIGAEAIHELLAAQDLVELSKTLREEMATTNSKTKRLKYGKRLYVIEAFRDSGNRPEWMVLKVIPVLPPDLRPLVPLEGGRFATSDLNDLYRRVINRNNRLKRLLELDAPDIIIRNEKRMLQEAVDVLFDNGRRGRVITGANKRPLKSLSDMLKGKQGRFRQNLLGKRVDYSGRSVIVVGPHLRLHQCGIPKKMALELFKPFIYNKLENQGLVTTIKSARKMVEKGAKEVWDVLDEVVTERSVILNRAPTLHRLGMQAFEAVLIEGKAIQLHPLVCAAFNADFDGDQMAVHVPLSVEAQVEARVLMMSTNNILSPANGEPIIIPSQDIVLGLYYMTRERINAKGEGKIFSSPAEAKIAYDYDAVHLQAIIKVRLDGVLVETTMGRILLGYLLPDAVPFSEVNKVMSKKALARLIDFTYRHAGTKDTVILADRLKDIGYEYATRAGISICIADMQIPESKKTLVEKAEKGVIDVSQQYSDGLITSGEKYNKVVDIWSKVTEDVANEMMDGIKVDTFKDKDNNDVVAPSFNSIYLMADSGARGSRDQIRQLAGMRGLMAKPSGAIIETPIKACFREGLGVLEYFISTHGARKGLADTALKTANSGYLTRRLVDVAQDSTIVMADCETLDGIVAEPLLDGGEIIVPLGDRILGRVAQEDVVDPFDEEKIIVEAGKEITESLVKEIDKAGIDKVRIRSVLTCRARRGVCAQCYGRDLGRGHMVNRGEAVGIIAAQSIGEPGTQLTMRTFHIGGTASRSVEQAEIKSQRTGKIAFNNLHSVENSEGIKIVMNRNAEIAVLDEQGRERERHKVNYGAQILVKEGAEVEPATILAEWDAYTIPIVSEVGGIIKFGDIIEGSTMQEKVDSVTGKSSKVIVPTPSGLALSPRISIKGEKGNKTIKLPDSESFARYSLPVGSIISLEEGDNITAGTVIGRIPRESSKTKDITGGLPRVAELFEVRKPKEPAIITEIDGRISFGKELKGKLRVVVTPEYGEPQEYLVPKVKHIIVHEGDYVQAGEPLMEGTIVPNDILKVLGVKELAKFLVNEVQEVYRLQGVKINDKHIEVIVRQMLRRVQITHAGDSKFMIGEQVVWWDFEDERDRLFAEGKQPGMAEPLLLGVTKASLSTESFISAASFQETTKVLTNAAMQGKIDELVGLKENVIMGRLISAGTGLGKSF; from the coding sequence GTGGAAGAGCTATTTAATTTTTTTCAAAAACCGAAAGGTCCAGTATCGTTTAATAAAGTTCAGATATCTATCGCTTCACCTGAAAAGATCATGGACTGGTCACATGGTGAGGTAAAGAAACCTGAAACTATTAATTACCGAACATTCAAGCCGGAAAGAGACGGCCTTTTCTGCGCTAAAATATTTGGCCCAGTAAAGGATTTCGAGTGTAACTGCGGTAAATATAAGCGGATGAAGCACCGTGGTGTTGTTTGCGAAAAATGTGGAGTTGAGGTCATCCAGTCAAAGGTTCGCCGAGAACGTCTTGGTCATATCAAACTGGCCGCTCCCGTCGCCCACATCTGGTTTTTGAAAAGTCTGCCGTCAAAAATTGGTGCAGTCCTGGATCTCACTCTGAAACAGTTGGAAAAAGTACTCTACTTTGAGCAGTATGCCGTAATTCATTCTGATACCGATGCGGTACCAACTGGCACACTACTCACAGAAGAACAGTATCGACAGATGCGTGAAGAGCATCCTGGGCAGTTCGAGGTAGGTATCGGTGCTGAGGCTATCCATGAGTTACTTGCAGCACAGGATTTAGTTGAACTTTCCAAGACACTTCGTGAGGAGATGGCAACCACCAATTCCAAGACGAAACGTCTTAAATATGGAAAACGTCTCTATGTTATAGAAGCTTTTCGTGATTCCGGAAATCGGCCTGAGTGGATGGTGCTAAAGGTTATTCCGGTGCTTCCTCCTGATCTTCGTCCGCTGGTTCCCCTTGAGGGAGGTCGTTTCGCAACATCTGATCTTAATGATTTGTATCGTCGTGTTATCAACCGTAACAATCGTTTGAAACGTCTCCTTGAACTCGATGCTCCTGATATTATTATTCGTAATGAAAAAAGAATGCTTCAGGAAGCTGTGGATGTCCTGTTTGATAATGGACGTCGTGGTCGTGTCATAACCGGTGCCAATAAGCGCCCCCTGAAATCTCTTTCTGATATGCTAAAAGGAAAGCAGGGACGTTTTCGTCAGAATCTTCTCGGTAAGCGTGTCGACTATTCCGGTCGTTCAGTTATTGTTGTGGGACCACATCTTCGTCTTCATCAGTGTGGTATTCCAAAGAAGATGGCACTTGAGCTTTTTAAACCTTTTATCTACAACAAACTTGAAAATCAGGGGCTTGTTACCACCATTAAGAGTGCCCGCAAGATGGTAGAAAAGGGTGCTAAAGAGGTATGGGATGTTCTCGATGAGGTGGTGACAGAACGCTCAGTCATCTTAAATCGCGCTCCAACACTTCATAGACTGGGAATGCAGGCTTTTGAGGCAGTGCTGATTGAGGGGAAGGCTATTCAGCTCCATCCCCTTGTGTGTGCAGCATTTAATGCAGATTTCGATGGTGACCAGATGGCAGTTCATGTGCCACTTTCCGTTGAAGCTCAGGTTGAGGCCCGGGTTCTGATGATGTCCACTAATAACATCCTCTCACCCGCTAATGGTGAGCCTATCATTATCCCATCACAGGATATTGTACTTGGGCTTTATTACATGACTCGTGAGCGTATTAACGCCAAGGGTGAAGGAAAGATTTTTTCAAGTCCTGCTGAAGCCAAAATTGCCTACGATTATGACGCTGTACATCTTCAAGCAATAATTAAGGTACGACTCGATGGGGTTTTGGTTGAAACGACTATGGGAAGAATTCTCCTCGGGTATCTTCTTCCGGATGCAGTTCCATTCAGTGAAGTAAATAAGGTGATGAGTAAAAAGGCCTTGGCTCGGCTCATTGATTTCACTTATAGACACGCAGGAACCAAGGATACTGTAATTCTAGCCGATCGTCTGAAAGATATTGGTTATGAGTATGCTACGCGTGCCGGAATTTCCATCTGTATCGCTGATATGCAAATTCCAGAGAGCAAAAAAACCCTTGTCGAAAAAGCTGAAAAAGGAGTTATTGATGTAAGTCAGCAATATTCTGATGGTCTTATCACATCCGGTGAGAAGTATAATAAGGTTGTTGATATCTGGTCCAAGGTGACGGAGGATGTTGCCAATGAAATGATGGATGGAATCAAGGTAGATACATTTAAAGATAAAGATAATAACGATGTCGTTGCTCCGAGTTTTAACTCCATCTATCTCATGGCAGATTCCGGTGCCAGGGGCTCGCGTGATCAGATTCGTCAGCTGGCCGGAATGCGTGGTTTGATGGCTAAACCATCTGGAGCAATTATAGAGACACCCATTAAGGCATGTTTTCGTGAAGGACTTGGTGTACTTGAATACTTTATTTCAACACATGGAGCTCGTAAGGGACTTGCTGATACTGCACTTAAGACAGCCAACTCTGGGTATCTTACCCGTCGTTTGGTTGATGTTGCCCAAGATTCAACCATTGTTATGGCTGATTGTGAAACACTTGATGGGATTGTTGCAGAACCACTTCTTGATGGTGGTGAGATCATCGTCCCTCTTGGTGATCGAATCTTGGGACGTGTAGCTCAGGAAGATGTCGTCGATCCATTTGACGAAGAGAAAATCATCGTTGAGGCAGGTAAGGAAATCACGGAGTCTCTCGTTAAAGAGATCGATAAAGCTGGTATAGATAAAGTTAGAATTCGCTCTGTTTTAACCTGCCGAGCCCGTCGTGGCGTATGCGCCCAATGCTATGGTCGAGACCTCGGTCGTGGACATATGGTAAACCGTGGTGAGGCTGTTGGTATTATCGCTGCTCAATCTATTGGTGAACCTGGAACCCAGTTGACTATGCGTACTTTCCATATTGGTGGTACTGCAAGTCGTTCGGTTGAGCAGGCTGAAATTAAGAGTCAGCGTACTGGTAAAATAGCATTTAATAACCTTCACTCCGTTGAGAACTCAGAGGGTATTAAAATTGTTATGAATCGAAACGCTGAGATCGCAGTACTTGATGAGCAGGGTCGTGAACGTGAACGCCATAAGGTCAATTATGGTGCTCAGATCCTCGTCAAAGAAGGGGCTGAAGTTGAGCCTGCAACTATTCTTGCAGAGTGGGACGCCTATACCATTCCTATTGTTTCAGAGGTTGGCGGTATTATAAAATTTGGCGATATTATAGAAGGCTCGACCATGCAGGAGAAGGTTGATAGCGTTACTGGTAAGTCGAGTAAAGTTATTGTCCCAACTCCATCTGGTCTCGCTCTTTCTCCACGTATTTCGATTAAGGGAGAAAAAGGTAATAAAACCATAAAATTACCAGATTCAGAGTCCTTTGCCAGGTACTCTTTGCCGGTTGGGTCGATTATTTCACTTGAAGAGGGGGATAATATTACAGCAGGTACTGTTATTGGAAGGATCCCACGTGAAAGTAGTAAAACAAAAGATATCACTGGTGGTCTTCCTCGTGTTGCTGAGCTTTTTGAAGTGCGTAAACCGAAAGAACCTGCAATTATCACTGAGATTGATGGTCGCATCAGTTTTGGTAAAGAACTCAAAGGGAAACTTCGCGTTGTGGTTACTCCAGAATATGGAGAACCTCAGGAGTATCTTGTTCCCAAGGTTAAGCATATTATCGTCCATGAGGGGGATTATGTTCAAGCTGGTGAACCTTTGATGGAAGGGACCATTGTACCAAACGATATCCTCAAAGTTCTTGGTGTAAAAGAACTTGCTAAGTTTCTAGTGAATGAGGTACAGGAGGTGTATCGTCTCCAGGGTGTAAAGATTAATGACAAGCATATAGAAGTCATTGTTCGTCAGATGCTTAGAAGGGTACAGATAACCCATGCTGGTGATTCAAAGTTTATGATTGGTGAACAGGTCGTCTGGTGGGATTTTGAAGATGAGCGTGATCGCCTTTTTGCTGAAGGGAAACAACCAGGTATGGCAGAACCACTTCTTCTAGGTGTTACCAAGGCTTCATTGTCCACTGAAAGTTTTATTTCTGCTGCATCTTTTCAGGAGACCACAAAGGTTCTCACCAATGCCGCAATGCAGGGTAAAATAGATGAGTTGGTTGGCCTTAAGGAAAATGTAATCATGGGTCGGTTGATTTCTGCTGGTACGGGGCTTGGTAAAAGCTTTTAA
- the rpsL gene encoding 30S ribosomal protein S12: MPTINQLIRQGRKKQVKKSLTPALKGAPQKRGVCVRVYTTTPKKPNSALRKVARVRLTNGIEVTSYIPGIGHNLQEHSVVLIRGGRVKDLPGVRYHVIRGTLDTLGVSDRRKGRSKYGAKRPK, encoded by the coding sequence ATGCCAACAATTAATCAGCTCATTCGGCAGGGCAGAAAAAAACAGGTAAAAAAGAGCCTTACTCCGGCACTAAAAGGTGCGCCTCAAAAACGTGGAGTGTGTGTGCGTGTATATACTACAACTCCAAAGAAGCCCAACTCGGCTCTACGTAAAGTGGCAAGGGTTCGGTTGACAAACGGAATTGAGGTCACTTCTTATATTCCTGGTATTGGCCATAATCTACAGGAGCATTCTGTTGTTCTGATTCGTGGGGGCCGTGTGAAGGATCTTCCTGGTGTTCGTTATCATGTTATTCGTGGTACTCTCGATACTCTGGGTGTCTCTGACAGACGCAAGGGTCGTTCCAAATATGGCGCGAAGCGTCCGAAATAA
- the rpsG gene encoding 30S ribosomal protein S7 — MPRRKIVEKRKVSPDPRFNSVLVSKFTNGIMEQGKKSIAMRIFYDAMDIVESKVPDEDPLTIFEEAMDKVRPKVEVKSRRVGGATYQVPMEVRQVRRNALAIRWIIGFAKARSGKSMSDKLAAELLDAYNDRGAAVKKRDDTHRMAEANKAFAHYRW; from the coding sequence ATGCCACGTAGAAAAATAGTAGAAAAAAGAAAAGTCAGTCCTGATCCACGTTTTAATTCCGTTTTGGTTTCAAAATTCACCAACGGTATAATGGAGCAGGGAAAAAAATCCATTGCCATGCGAATATTCTATGATGCGATGGATATAGTAGAATCTAAAGTACCTGATGAAGATCCTCTTACCATATTTGAAGAGGCAATGGATAAGGTGCGGCCAAAGGTTGAGGTGAAGTCTCGACGCGTTGGTGGTGCGACCTATCAGGTTCCGATGGAAGTTCGTCAGGTTCGCCGTAATGCGCTGGCTATTCGCTGGATCATTGGTTTCGCAAAGGCAAGATCAGGAAAGTCTATGTCTGATAAGCTTGCAGCTGAATTGCTTGATGCCTATAATGATCGAGGCGCTGCGGTGAAGAAACGTGACGATACTCATCGTATGGCCGAGGCTAACAAAGCTTTTGCTCACTATCGCTGGTAG